A DNA window from Anaerolineales bacterium contains the following coding sequences:
- a CDS encoding RidA family protein gives MAERKILSAENTPKAIGPYSPAVLSGDLFFSSGQLGLDPATGERIPGGVAAETRQALSHCARLLEAAGGSMRDVLKTTVFLRDMADFARMNAVYAEFFPQDPPARTTVQVAALPKGADVEIECLARIPPKRESSRRRK, from the coding sequence ATGGCCGAAAGAAAAATCCTCTCCGCCGAAAACACCCCTAAAGCCATCGGCCCGTATTCTCCGGCCGTCCTTTCCGGGGATTTGTTTTTCTCGTCCGGCCAATTGGGCTTGGATCCCGCGACGGGCGAACGGATCCCCGGCGGCGTCGCGGCGGAAACCCGGCAAGCGCTTTCGCATTGCGCGCGCCTGCTGGAAGCCGCCGGCGGGTCGATGCGGGACGTCCTGAAAACGACCGTCTTCCTCCGCGACATGGCGGATTTCGCGCGGATGAACGCCGTGTACGCGGAATTTTTCCCCCAGGATCCCCCGGCGCGGACGACGGTCCAGGTCGCCGCCCTGCCCAAGGGCGCGGACGTGGAGATCGAATGCCTCGCCCGGATCCCGCCGAAGAGAGAATCCTCCCGGCGCCGGAAGTGA